One Clupea harengus chromosome 3, Ch_v2.0.2, whole genome shotgun sequence DNA window includes the following coding sequences:
- the polr3b gene encoding DNA-directed RNA polymerase III subunit RPC2, with the protein MDVLHDEFGDMSHQQLAAPVDTVEEKWKLLPAFLKVKGLVKQHIDSFNYFINVEIKKIMKANEKITSDADPMWYLKYLNIYVGMPDVEESFNVTRPVSPHECRLREMTYSAPITVDIEYTRGSQRIIRNALPIGRMPIMLRSSNCVLTGKTPMEFSKLNECPLDPGGYFIVKGQEKVILIQEQLSKNRIIVEQDRKGAVGASVTSSTHEKKSRTNMIVKQGRFYLKHNTLSEDAPIGIIFKAMGVESDQEIVQMIGTEEHVMAAFAPSLEECQKAQIFTQTQALKYIGNKVRRQRMWGGPKKTKMEEARELLASTILTHVPVKEFNFRAKCIYLAVMVRRVILAQGNNNKVDDRDYYGNKRLELAGQLLSLLFEDLFKKFNTELKKIADQIIPKQRAAQFDVVKHMRQDQITNGMVNAISTGNWSLKRFKMDRQGVTQVLSRLSFISALGMMTRISSQFEKTRKVSGPRSLQPSQWGMLCPSDTPEGEACGLVKNLALMTHITTDMEDGPIVKLAFNLGVEDVNLLCGEELSYPSVFLVFLNGNILGVIREHLKLVNTFRLMRRAGFINEFVSISTNLTDRCVYISSDGGRLCRPYIIVKNGQPAVKNRHIEELSQGYRNFDDFLHESLVEYLDVNEENDCSIALYEHMIVKTTTHLEIEPFTLLGVCAGLIPYPHHNQSPRNTYQCAMGKQAMGTIGYNQRNRIDTLMYLLGYPQKPMVKTKTIELIDFEKLPAGQNATVAVMSYSGYDIEDALVLNKASLDRGFGRCLVYKNAKCTLKRYTNQTFDKVMGPMLDAETRKPIWRHSNLDADGICSPGEKVENKQVLVNKYMPTVTQTPLEGTAQPGQPQYRDVPITYKGSTDSYIEKVMISSNAEDAFLIKILLRQTRRPEIGDKFSSRHGQKGVCGLIVPQEDMPFCDTGICPDIIMNPHGYPSRMTVGKLIELLAGKAGVLDGKFHYGTAFGGSKVKDVCEDLIRYGYNYQGKDYVTSGITGEPLEAYIYYGPVYYQKLKHMVLDKMHARARGPRAVLTRQPTEGRSRDGGLRLGEMERDCLIGYGASMLLLERLMISSDAFEVDVCGQCGLLGYSGWCHYCKSSCHVSSLRIPYACKLLFQELQSMNIVPRLKLSRYND; encoded by the exons ATGGACGTTCTACACGACGAGTTCGGGGACATGTCCCATCAACAACTTGCGGCGCCTGTAGATACTGTGGAG GAAAAATGGAAACTGCTCCCAGCGTTTTTGAAG GTCAAAGGACTCGTGAAGCAACACATAGACTCCTTCAATTACTTCATCAATGTGGAG ATAAAGAAGATCATGAAAGCTAATGAAAAGATCACTAGTGATGCTGACCCAATGTGGTACCTTAA ATACCTCAATATCTATGTCGGCATGCCGGATGTGGAGGAGAGCTTCAATGTAACACGACCAGTGTCTCCTCATGAG TGTCGCCTGAGAGAAATGACATACTCTGCACCAATCACAGTGGACATTGAGTACACCCGAGGGAGTCAGAGAATCATCCGAAATGCCCTGCCTATTGGAAG AATGCCGATTATGCTGCGGAGTTCCAACTGCGTTCTTACAGGAAAGACGCCCATGGAGTTCTCCAAACTAAATGAGTGTCCCCTGGACCCAG GTGGCTACTTTATTGTCAAAGGCCAAGAGAAGGTCATTCTGATCCAGGAACAGCTTTCCAAGAACAGAATCATTGTGGAACAGGACAGGAAGGGAGCAGTTGGAGCTTCTGTGACCAG CTCTACCCATGAAAAGAAGAGTAGGACCAACATGATTGTAAAACAGGGCCGCTTTTACCTGAAGCACAACACGCTGTCAGAGGATGCACCCATTGGCATCATCTTCAAG gCGATGGGCGTGGAGAGTGACCAGGAGATTGTGCAGATGATCGGCACGGAGGAGCATGTGATGGCTGCCTTCGCCCCCAGTCTGGAGGAGTGTCAGAAGGCCCAGATCTTCACCCAGACGCAG GCCCTGAAGTACATCGGGAACAAGGTGCGGCGACAGCGGATGTGGGGGGGACCCAAGAAGACCAAGATGGAGGAGGCTAGAGAGCTGCTGGCCTCAACCATCCTCACCCACGTGCCT GTGAAAGAGTTTAACTTCCGTGCGAAGTGTATTTATCTAGCTGTTATGGTGCGGAGGGTCATCCTTGCCCAGGGGAACAACAACAAAGTCGACGACCGAGATTACTATGGTAACAAGCGTCTGGAGTTGGCTGGccag ctGCTGTCCCTGCTGTTTGAGGATTTGTTTAAGAAGTTCAACACGGAACTGAAGAAGATCGCCGACCAGATCATCCCCAAGCAGCGAGCGGCTCAGTTTGACGTGGTCAAGCACATGAGACAGGACCAGATCACCAACGGCATGGTCAACGCCATCTCCACA GGTAACTGGTCTCTGAAGAGATTTAAGATGGACAGGCAGGGCGTGACGCAGGTGCTGTCTCGCCTCTCCTTCATCTCCGCGCTGGGCATGATGACGCGCATCTCCTCCCAGTTCGAGAAGACGCGCAAGGTCAGCGGGCCGCGCTCGCTGCAGCCGTCCCAGTGGGGCATGCTGTGCCCCTCCGACACCCCTGAGGGGGAG gcTTGTGGGCTCGTGAAGAACTTGGCCTTGATGACGCACATCACCACAGACATGGAGGACGGGCCCATCGTCAAGCTGGCCTTCAACCTGGGTGTGGAGGACGTCAACCTGCTCTGTGGAGAGGAGCTGTCCTACCCCAGCGTCTTTCTGGTCTTTCTCAacg GTAATATCCTGGGTGTGATCCGGGAGCACCTCAAGCTGGTGAACACCTTCCGGCTGATGCGGAGAGCAGGCTTCATCAACGAGTTTGTGTCCATTTCCACCAACCTGACAGACCGCTGCGTCTACATCTCCTCAGACGGGGGGAGACTGTGCAG ACCCTACATCATAGTGAAGAACGGGCAGCCGGCCGTCAAGAACAGACACATAGAGGAGCTGTCTCAGGGTTACag gaaCTTTGATGACTTCCTGCACGAGAGCTTAGTGGAGTATCTGGACGTGAACGAGGAGAATGACTGCAGCATCGCTCTTTATGAGCACATGATCGTCAA aaccACCACACATCTGGAGATTGAGCCGTTCACtttgctgggtgtgtgtgctggcctcaTCCCATACCCCCATCACAACCAGTCCCCTAGGAACACCTATCAGTGTGCTATGGGCAAGCAGGCCATGG GCACCATCGGCTACAACCAGAGGAACCGCATCGACACGCTCATGTACCTGCTGGGCTACCCTCAGAAGCCCATGGTGAAGACCAAGACCATCGAGCTGATCGACTTCGAAAAGCTCCCGGCGGGCCAGAACGCCACGGTGGCAGTCATGAGCTACAGCGGCTACGACATAGAGGACGCGCTGGTGCTCAACAAGGCCTCTCTGGACCGAG GGTTCGGGCGGTGCCTGGTCTACAAGAATGCCAAGTGCACTCTGAAGCGCTACACTAACCAGACGTTTGACAAGGTCATGGGTCCCATGCTGGACGCAGAAACACGCAAGCCCATTTGGAGGCACAGCAACCTGGATGCTGATGGCATCTGCTCCCCTG gTGAGAAGGTGGAGAATAAACAGGTGCTGGTGAATAAGTACATGCCCACCGTCACCCAGACGCCACTGGAGGGCACTGCCCAGCCTGGCCAACCGCAGTACAGAGATGTGCCAATcac CTATAAGGGCTCCACAGACTCATACATTGAGAAAGTGATGATCTCCTCCAACGCGGAGGACGCCTTCCTCATCAAGATCCTGCTGCGGCAGACCAGACGGCCCGAGATCGGAGACAAGTTCAGCAGCCGGCACGGCCAGAAAG gAGTGTGTGGCCTGATTGTCCCTCAAGAGGACATGCCCTTCTGTGACACGGGCATCTGCCCGGACATCATCATGAACCCACACGGCTATCCCTCGCGTATGACG GTGGGGAAGCTGATTGAGCTGCTGGCAGGGAAGGCAGGTGTGCTGGACGGCAAGTTCCACTACGGCACAGCCTTCGGGGGCAGCAAGGTCAAGGACGTGTGTGAGGACCTCATCCGCTACGGCTACAACTACCAGGGCAAGGACTACGTCACCTCCGGGATCACTGG AGAGCCACTGGAGGCGTATATCTACTATGGCCCCGTGTACTACCAGAAGCTGAAGCACATGGTGCTGGATAAGATGCATGCCAGGGCCCGCGGACCCAGGGCTGTGCTCACCAG GCAGCCCACAGAGGGTCGCTCCAGAGACGGAGGCCTGCGATTgggtgagatggagagggactGTCTGATTGGCTACGGTGCCAGCATGTTGCTGCTGGAGCGGCTCATGATCTCCAGCGATGCCTTCGAAGTGGACGTGTGTGGACAGTGTGGCCTGCTAGGGTACTCAGGCTG GTGCCACTACTGCAAGTCCTCCTGCCACGTGTCCTCCCTACGCATCCCCTACGCCTGCAAACTGCTGTTCCAGGAACTGCAGTCCATGAACATTGTGCCACGCCTTAAACTGTCCCGCTACAACGACTGA